ACAATGGGACGACGTCAGGATCTTTCTGGCTATTTGCGATTCCGGAAGCATGAGCGCGGCTGCACGACGTCTCAGGGTAAGCCAGCCCACTTTGAGTCGGAAGATTGCGGATCTGGAGTACGAGCTTGGTGAGGCGCTCTTCATCCGGGGAAACCAGGGAATCTCCCTGACAAACACTGGAAGGAGGCTGCTTCCCGCCGCGCAGGGGATGGCGCAATGGGCGACAGAAGCCAATCGTTCGCTCGACACGAAGAGCTCGCCAGCGAGCGGGTCCGTGAGCATCACCGCGGCGCCCTCATTTGCATTCGATTTACTCGCGCCGTTCGCGGATAAGCTTAGGAAGGAGCACCCAGAGATTACCCTTAAAGTTATGTCCAGCATGGAACGTCTGAACCTATCGCGTGGCGAGGTGGATATCGCGCTTAGGCTTAGGAAAAATTCCTTCGACGATCCCGATCTGATCACACTCGATGAGGTAAAGATTCCGGCGGGTGTATATGCAAGCAGAGATTATGCTCGAAGCCTTCCGAAGAACTATGACTTTAAAGACGTCAACTGGATTGCGTGGGCGGACGAATATGAGATGTTGAGCCCCAATCCAGAACTCGCGGCCAAGAT
This sequence is a window from Rhizobium sp. CIAT894. Protein-coding genes within it:
- a CDS encoding LysR family transcriptional regulator produces the protein MELQWDDVRIFLAICDSGSMSAAARRLRVSQPTLSRKIADLEYELGEALFIRGNQGISLTNTGRRLLPAAQGMAQWATEANRSLDTKSSPASGSVSITAAPSFAFDLLAPFADKLRKEHPEITLKVMSSMERLNLSRGEVDIALRLRKNSFDDPDLITLDEVKIPAGVYASRDYARSLPKNYDFKDVNWIAWADEYEMLSPNPELAAKIPEFRPVFTSDDYSVQVAACQAGVGAMVLLKTPHRLERPGELVELNLEAPPASSPPLAVICHKRLVDLPKVRIVVTLLRQEFAKLREGSDARNGSTSRPAALAPTGPS